The Xenopus tropicalis strain Nigerian chromosome 2, UCB_Xtro_10.0, whole genome shotgun sequence genome window below encodes:
- the LOC100170425 gene encoding uncharacterized protein LOC100170425 isoform X1, with amino-acid sequence MAPEAILVSVIILFHIMWLLLLVVAAAMIFLYRWNIQRQILPNLTDKYVLITGCDSGFGKLLAKQLDGQGLKVLATCLTQKGAEELKKETSSRLKTVIMDVSDSESVSKAAQWVSQIVGNAGLWGLVNNAGIALPIGPNGWMKKEHFVKMIDVNLLGMVDVTLTLLPLIRRARGRIVNVSSSMGRIALFGGAYSISKHGVEAFSDCLRRELSRFGIKVSIIEPGGFKTSIFSFSVCKKSMEQLWADTSAETKECYGQQYLNETLQTIDELINTNSSKLCKVTNCMEHALTACHPWTRYSPGWDAKLFYIPLSYLPTVLSDYVASRFAPRLSQGEK; translated from the exons atggccccTGAAGCtatatt AGTCAGTGTAATTATATTATTCCACATCATGTGGCTCCTACTACTGGTGGTGGCGGCAGCAATGATCTTCCTGTACAGATGGAACATACAGAGACAGATTCTGCCAAATCTCACAGATAAATATGTGCTGATCACCGGCTGTGACTCTGGATTTGGGAAACTTTTAGCAAAGCAACTGGATGGTCAAGGACTGAAGGTGCTGGCAACCTGTCTGACACAGAAGGGAGCTGAGGAGTTGAAGAAGGAGACATCTAGCAGACTCAAGACTGTAATTATGGATGTTAGTGACAGCGAGAGTGTTAGCAAGGCTGCTCAATGGGTTTCTCAAATTGTCGGAAATGCAG GACTCTGGGGTTTGGTAAATAATGCCGGCATTGCCCTTCCTATTGGACCTAATGGGTGGATGAAAAAGGAACACTTTGTCAAAATGATAGATGTAAATTTGTTGGGTATGGTTGATGTGACTCTTACACTGCTGCCTCTTATCAGAAGAGCAAGAGGACGAATTGTCAATGTCTCAAGCAGTATGGGCAGAATTGCTCTCTTTGGGGGTGCTTACAGCATCTCAAAACATGGTGTAGAGGCCTTCTCTGACTGCCTACG GAGGGAGCTTTCCCGCTTCGGCATAAAAGTTTCTATCATTGAACCAGGAGGTTTCAAAACTTCCATTTTCAGTTTTAGTGTATGTAAGAAGAGTATGGAACAGCTATGGGCTGATACTTCTGCTGAGACCAAGGAATGCTATGGACAACAGTACTTAAATGAGA CTTTACAGACAATTGATGAGCTGATTAATACCAACAGTTCCAAGCTCTGCAAGGTCACAAACTGTATGGAGCATGCACTCACTGCTTGTCATCCATGGACTCGCTATTCTCCTGGATGGGATGCAAAGCTATTTTACATCCCACTTTCCTACCTTCCAACTGTCTTATCCGACTATGTGGCATCCAGGTTTGCACCCAGATTATCTCAAGGAGAAAAGTAA
- the LOC100170425 gene encoding uncharacterized protein LOC100170425 isoform X2: protein MWLLLLVVAAAMIFLYRWNIQRQILPNLTDKYVLITGCDSGFGKLLAKQLDGQGLKVLATCLTQKGAEELKKETSSRLKTVIMDVSDSESVSKAAQWVSQIVGNAGLWGLVNNAGIALPIGPNGWMKKEHFVKMIDVNLLGMVDVTLTLLPLIRRARGRIVNVSSSMGRIALFGGAYSISKHGVEAFSDCLRRELSRFGIKVSIIEPGGFKTSIFSFSVCKKSMEQLWADTSAETKECYGQQYLNETLQTIDELINTNSSKLCKVTNCMEHALTACHPWTRYSPGWDAKLFYIPLSYLPTVLSDYVASRFAPRLSQGEK from the exons ATGTGGCTCCTACTACTGGTGGTGGCGGCAGCAATGATCTTCCTGTACAGATGGAACATACAGAGACAGATTCTGCCAAATCTCACAGATAAATATGTGCTGATCACCGGCTGTGACTCTGGATTTGGGAAACTTTTAGCAAAGCAACTGGATGGTCAAGGACTGAAGGTGCTGGCAACCTGTCTGACACAGAAGGGAGCTGAGGAGTTGAAGAAGGAGACATCTAGCAGACTCAAGACTGTAATTATGGATGTTAGTGACAGCGAGAGTGTTAGCAAGGCTGCTCAATGGGTTTCTCAAATTGTCGGAAATGCAG GACTCTGGGGTTTGGTAAATAATGCCGGCATTGCCCTTCCTATTGGACCTAATGGGTGGATGAAAAAGGAACACTTTGTCAAAATGATAGATGTAAATTTGTTGGGTATGGTTGATGTGACTCTTACACTGCTGCCTCTTATCAGAAGAGCAAGAGGACGAATTGTCAATGTCTCAAGCAGTATGGGCAGAATTGCTCTCTTTGGGGGTGCTTACAGCATCTCAAAACATGGTGTAGAGGCCTTCTCTGACTGCCTACG GAGGGAGCTTTCCCGCTTCGGCATAAAAGTTTCTATCATTGAACCAGGAGGTTTCAAAACTTCCATTTTCAGTTTTAGTGTATGTAAGAAGAGTATGGAACAGCTATGGGCTGATACTTCTGCTGAGACCAAGGAATGCTATGGACAACAGTACTTAAATGAGA CTTTACAGACAATTGATGAGCTGATTAATACCAACAGTTCCAAGCTCTGCAAGGTCACAAACTGTATGGAGCATGCACTCACTGCTTGTCATCCATGGACTCGCTATTCTCCTGGATGGGATGCAAAGCTATTTTACATCCCACTTTCCTACCTTCCAACTGTCTTATCCGACTATGTGGCATCCAGGTTTGCACCCAGATTATCTCAAGGAGAAAAGTAA